The following coding sequences lie in one Maribacter forsetii DSM 18668 genomic window:
- a CDS encoding PA0069 family radical SAM protein: MKYNSSVKGRGAQKNTSNKFSAYSYETRDDFLEFCRVEGEVADRNKTQYIPIFPKTIVNKVTSPDVGMSYSMNMYQGCEHGCIYCYARNAHEFWGYSAGLDFERKILIKHDAPKLLEAKLRSKSWKACTIVMSGNTDCYQPVEKQFELTRKCLEVFLKYRHPVGIITKNALILRDLDILKELNEYGLIGVNISVTSLSEETRRILEPRTTTIKKRLEAIRILSENGIPVNAMLAPIIPGINSHEILKLAKAVSENGALSMAFTVVRLNGAIGEIFTDWIHRTLPDKADKVLNQIKNCHGGNLNDSRFGVRSKGDGKIATQIHDMVRLAKRTYFKDKSFPKLNTSLHESYKDGQLKLF; the protein is encoded by the coding sequence ATGAAATACAATTCTTCGGTTAAAGGAAGAGGTGCCCAGAAAAATACTAGCAATAAATTTTCTGCATATAGTTATGAAACTAGAGATGATTTTCTCGAATTCTGCCGAGTAGAAGGCGAAGTTGCTGATAGAAATAAAACCCAATACATACCTATATTTCCAAAAACGATAGTGAATAAAGTAACCAGTCCAGACGTTGGTATGAGTTATTCCATGAACATGTACCAAGGTTGTGAGCATGGTTGTATATACTGTTATGCCAGAAATGCACATGAATTTTGGGGATATAGTGCAGGATTGGATTTTGAACGAAAAATTCTGATAAAACACGATGCGCCTAAGCTGTTAGAAGCTAAATTAAGAAGTAAAAGTTGGAAGGCGTGTACCATAGTCATGTCCGGTAATACAGATTGTTATCAACCTGTAGAAAAGCAGTTTGAACTAACTAGAAAGTGTTTAGAGGTATTCTTAAAATATAGGCATCCGGTGGGCATCATAACAAAAAACGCATTGATTTTGCGCGATTTGGATATTTTAAAAGAACTTAATGAATACGGATTAATAGGTGTAAACATTTCTGTTACCTCCTTATCCGAAGAAACAAGAAGAATTTTAGAACCTAGAACTACTACAATTAAAAAACGGCTTGAAGCTATACGTATTTTATCTGAAAACGGTATACCGGTCAATGCTATGTTGGCACCAATTATACCAGGAATAAATAGTCATGAGATTTTGAAATTGGCTAAAGCGGTTTCAGAAAATGGTGCCTTGTCTATGGCATTCACGGTAGTTAGATTAAACGGAGCAATTGGCGAGATTTTTACTGATTGGATTCATAGAACATTACCTGACAAGGCAGATAAAGTTCTGAACCAAATTAAAAATTGCCATGGTGGTAATCTAAACGACAGTAGATTTGGTGTAAGAAGCAAGGGCGACGGTAAAATTGCTACTCAAATCCATGATATGGTTCGTTTGGCGAAGAGAACATATTTTAAAGATAAATCTTTTCCCAAATTAAATACCAGTCTACACGAATCATATAAAGACGGACAGCTAAAACTATTCTAA
- a CDS encoding glycosyltransferase, protein MKTLKNNTEKTEKKGFFSRMKHLIENANAWGVFVMGSTFVMMFGSAYLAYILQNDFTQLHLERRSSMIGFIFMVVAAAFFLFKLSFFIYTFIRFLKYKAIPSVSDEELPTVTVIVPAYNEGKQVWATLKSLAESDYPEDKIQLLAIDDGSKDDTWTWMQEAKKELGNRVSICQQPKNMGKRHALYRGFNEGTGEIFVTVDSDSIVDKDTLRNLVSPFIVDENCGAVAGNIRVLNNKKEILPKMLDVSFALSFEFVRSSESTLNSVLCTPGALAAYRATAVFGCLDEWINQTFMGQASDIGEDRAMTNMILKQGFHVLFQRNAFAYTNVPEKYKGLYKMFIRWGRSNVRENIQMSKYVFTNFRKGPKSGTRLLFFSQFSRIVLCYPFVLFMLIFVFTHPLLFLSSTFVSILVLSTFPVLFYAKRYSLSESIWAYSYSVLFTFGLFWITPYAIATASRSGWLTRELPQK, encoded by the coding sequence ATGAAAACTTTAAAAAATAATACCGAGAAAACAGAGAAGAAAGGATTCTTCTCTAGAATGAAACATTTAATTGAAAATGCCAATGCATGGGGTGTTTTTGTAATGGGTAGCACATTTGTAATGATGTTTGGATCTGCTTACCTAGCATATATTTTACAAAACGATTTTACACAACTACATTTAGAGAGAAGAAGTTCAATGATCGGATTTATATTCATGGTCGTTGCTGCTGCTTTTTTTCTCTTTAAATTGAGTTTCTTTATTTACACCTTCATAAGATTTTTAAAATATAAAGCAATACCGTCTGTATCTGATGAAGAGTTGCCAACGGTTACGGTTATCGTTCCTGCTTACAACGAGGGAAAACAAGTGTGGGCAACCTTAAAGAGTTTAGCGGAAAGTGATTATCCAGAAGATAAAATTCAATTATTGGCTATTGACGATGGTAGTAAAGATGATACTTGGACTTGGATGCAAGAAGCTAAAAAGGAATTGGGTAACAGAGTTTCTATTTGTCAACAACCTAAAAACATGGGTAAGCGTCACGCATTGTACAGAGGTTTTAATGAAGGTACAGGTGAGATATTTGTAACGGTTGATAGTGATTCTATCGTTGATAAAGATACTTTAAGAAATTTAGTAAGTCCGTTTATTGTTGATGAGAACTGTGGTGCGGTAGCAGGTAATATTCGTGTTCTTAATAATAAGAAAGAGATTTTGCCTAAAATGTTAGACGTGAGTTTTGCACTTAGTTTTGAGTTCGTTCGTTCTTCTGAAAGTACGTTGAATTCAGTATTATGTACACCAGGTGCTTTAGCGGCTTACCGAGCTACTGCGGTATTTGGTTGTTTAGATGAGTGGATCAATCAAACTTTTATGGGTCAAGCTTCAGATATAGGTGAAGATAGAGCAATGACGAACATGATTTTAAAGCAAGGCTTCCACGTATTGTTTCAAAGAAATGCATTTGCGTACACTAACGTCCCTGAAAAATATAAAGGTCTTTACAAGATGTTTATTAGATGGGGTAGAAGTAATGTACGTGAGAACATTCAAATGTCTAAGTATGTATTTACGAACTTTAGAAAAGGACCTAAGTCGGGTACTAGATTATTGTTCTTTAGCCAATTCTCAAGAATTGTATTATGTTACCCATTTGTGTTATTTATGTTAATATTTGTTTTCACGCATCCATTACTATTCTTAAGTTCTACTTTCGTTAGTATATTGGTCTTGTCAACTTTTCCGGTATTGTTCTATGCTAAAAGATACTCGCTATCAGAATCTATTTGGGCATATTCATACAGTGTATTGTTCACATTCGGTCTATTCTGGATTACACCATATGCTATTGCTACGGCAAGTAGAAGCGGTTGGTTGACTAGAGAGTTGCCGCAGAAATAA
- a CDS encoding HD domain-containing protein, which translates to MTNSEIIEETITFVKETLKNAEGGHDWFHIQRVFNNTMLIAKEEDVNILVVSLGALLHDIADAKFNDGDESLGPKMAEDFLLSLGVPKRTINHVTNIIKYSSFKAGLTDGKMKKKLFSSKELKVVQDADRLDAIGAIGIARAFNYGGFKNRALYDPSIPPNLEMTKEEYKKSSAPTLNHFYEKLLLLKDKMNTETGKRLAEERHQYMIDFLEQFYQEWSPLKNLS; encoded by the coding sequence ATGACCAACTCAGAAATAATAGAAGAAACCATAACCTTTGTAAAAGAAACTTTAAAAAATGCAGAGGGAGGTCATGACTGGTTTCACATTCAACGCGTTTTCAACAATACTATGCTCATTGCAAAGGAAGAAGATGTAAATATTCTGGTAGTAAGTTTGGGCGCCCTACTACATGATATTGCTGATGCTAAGTTTAATGATGGCGATGAATCTTTAGGACCGAAAATGGCAGAAGATTTTTTACTGAGTCTTGGTGTACCTAAAAGAACCATCAACCATGTCACTAATATTATCAAATACAGTTCTTTTAAAGCCGGTTTAACAGACGGCAAAATGAAAAAGAAGCTATTTTCTTCTAAAGAATTAAAAGTTGTACAAGATGCCGACCGTTTAGATGCTATTGGCGCTATAGGTATTGCAAGAGCATTCAACTATGGCGGGTTTAAAAATAGAGCACTCTATGACCCAAGTATACCGCCTAACCTAGAGATGACCAAAGAAGAGTACAAAAAATCATCTGCACCAACACTAAATCATTTTTACGAAAAGCTTTTGCTTCTCAAGGATAAAATGAATACCGAAACCGGAAAACGATTGGCAGAAGAGCGACACCAATACATGATTGATTTTCTAGAACAATTTTATCAAGAGTGGAGTCCTTTAAAGAATTTAAGTTAG
- a CDS encoding lysophospholipid acyltransferase family protein translates to MRSTNILGTTYNFTNNFDLPTDRPLIIVTNHQSMYDIPPLIWYMRKHHPKFVSKKELGKGIPSVSFNLVHGGSVLIDRKDGKSAIMQIGKLGTYIEKHKRSAVIFPEGTRSRDGHPKPFKPMGLKMLLKKAPSALIVPISINNSWKLVRFGQFPMGLGANVRLDIQQPIENNGNLDDLIKQIEASVVSGINSFK, encoded by the coding sequence ATGCGAAGTACCAATATTTTGGGTACTACGTACAACTTCACCAATAATTTTGATTTACCTACAGATAGACCTTTAATTATTGTCACCAATCACCAGAGTATGTATGATATTCCTCCGTTAATCTGGTATATGCGCAAACACCACCCAAAGTTTGTTAGCAAAAAAGAACTGGGCAAAGGCATACCCAGCGTATCTTTTAACCTCGTTCACGGTGGTTCCGTTCTTATAGACAGAAAAGATGGCAAGTCAGCAATTATGCAAATTGGTAAATTGGGCACCTATATTGAGAAGCATAAAAGAAGCGCAGTTATTTTTCCGGAAGGGACCAGAAGTAGAGATGGACACCCAAAACCATTTAAGCCAATGGGACTTAAAATGCTGCTTAAAAAAGCTCCTTCTGCCCTGATTGTTCCTATAAGTATCAATAATTCGTGGAAATTGGTTCGCTTTGGGCAATTTCCAATGGGCTTAGGTGCTAATGTACGTTTAGATATACAACAGCCTATTGAAAACAACGGAAATTTAGACGACCTTATCAAACAAATTGAAGCATCCGTGGTAAGCGGTATAAATTCCTTTAAATGA
- a CDS encoding BrxA/BrxB family bacilliredoxin, with protein MYPAELVKPMRDDLASAGFEELYTADAVANAINKEGTTLVVVNSVCGCAAANARPAAKMSLQNDKKPDHAVTVFAGVDKEAVDAARNLMVPFPPSSPSMALFKDGELVHMIERHHIEGRPAEMIAQNLAQAYDEFC; from the coding sequence ATGTACCCTGCGGAATTAGTAAAACCAATGAGAGATGATCTGGCTTCTGCCGGATTTGAAGAATTATATACAGCAGATGCAGTTGCAAATGCCATCAATAAAGAAGGAACAACTTTAGTTGTTGTAAATTCTGTTTGTGGTTGTGCAGCGGCAAACGCAAGACCTGCTGCCAAAATGAGCTTGCAGAACGATAAAAAACCTGACCATGCAGTTACTGTATTTGCAGGTGTAGATAAAGAAGCTGTTGATGCGGCAAGAAACCTTATGGTTCCTTTTCCTCCTTCTTCTCCTTCTATGGCATTGTTCAAAGATGGTGAATTGGTTCATATGATAGAACGTCACCATATTGAAGGGAGACCAGCTGAAATGATTGCTCAGAATTTAGCACAGGCTTACGACGAGTTCTGCTAA
- a CDS encoding TerB family tellurite resistance protein, with protein MIKWLGAVIGFSFRGLSGAILGFFAGSIIDSFFGSNKGSARSVFEDYTRPNVTAADFELNLLSLCSIVIKADGQVSQSEMDYVRQYFVSTYGKDKANAIFRSFNEINKKGQISAQKVCTFLAQRTRYEVRLQLLHFLFGIAQSDGNISNPEIQKIREIAGYLRVSLNEFESIKAMFVKSANNSYKILDIQKSATDAEVKKAYRAMAKKYHPDRVNTKDEAIKKGAEEKFKQVQEAYETIQKERGLN; from the coding sequence ATGATTAAATGGTTAGGAGCCGTAATTGGTTTTTCTTTTAGAGGTTTATCTGGGGCAATTTTGGGCTTTTTTGCCGGGAGTATTATAGATAGCTTTTTTGGGTCTAATAAAGGCAGCGCACGTAGCGTTTTTGAGGATTATACAAGACCGAACGTAACAGCGGCAGATTTTGAACTGAATTTACTATCCTTATGCTCTATTGTTATTAAGGCAGATGGGCAGGTGAGTCAGTCAGAAATGGATTATGTACGTCAGTATTTTGTGAGCACCTATGGCAAGGACAAAGCGAACGCTATTTTTAGAAGTTTTAATGAAATTAATAAGAAAGGACAGATATCTGCACAGAAAGTTTGTACTTTTTTGGCACAACGTACCCGGTATGAAGTACGTTTGCAATTACTGCATTTTTTATTCGGGATAGCCCAGTCAGACGGGAATATTAGTAATCCTGAAATTCAGAAAATTCGGGAAATAGCAGGATATCTTAGGGTTTCTTTAAATGAATTTGAAAGTATAAAAGCCATGTTCGTTAAATCTGCGAACAACTCTTACAAAATTTTAGACATTCAAAAATCAGCGACTGATGCCGAAGTAAAAAAGGCATATAGAGCGATGGCTAAAAAATACCACCCGGATAGAGTGAATACTAAAGACGAGGCTATAAAGAAAGGTGCGGAAGAAAAGTTTAAGCAAGTACAAGAGGCTTATGAGACCATTCAAAAAGAACGTGGATTAAATTAG
- a CDS encoding HupE/UreJ family protein: MQEFWFYIELGLQHVLDINAYDHILFLAALALPFTFKSWKNVLLLATVFTFTHCLALVFSVYEVMVIDASWIEFLIPVTIVSTALFNLVGSTDKNDDKSIWFHVLVTGIFGLVHGFGFSNYFKMMIMGEEDKLAPLLGFAGGIEISQVVIVLLVLLLAYVVQTILKVKQSLFVKVGSILIIIITIPLLYETFPF, from the coding sequence ATGCAAGAATTTTGGTTTTATATAGAGTTAGGTTTGCAACATGTATTGGATATAAATGCATATGACCATATATTGTTTTTAGCAGCTCTTGCGCTTCCGTTTACATTTAAGAGTTGGAAAAATGTATTGCTTTTGGCTACCGTTTTTACATTTACACACTGTTTGGCATTAGTATTCTCTGTTTACGAAGTAATGGTGATAGATGCTAGTTGGATCGAATTTTTAATACCTGTTACCATAGTTAGCACGGCTCTTTTTAATTTAGTAGGAAGCACCGATAAAAATGATGATAAATCTATTTGGTTTCATGTTCTCGTCACCGGTATTTTTGGACTAGTTCATGGTTTTGGGTTCTCAAATTATTTTAAAATGATGATTATGGGGGAAGAAGATAAATTAGCTCCCTTATTGGGTTTTGCTGGCGGTATTGAAATATCTCAGGTAGTTATTGTGCTTTTAGTGTTGTTATTGGCTTACGTGGTTCAGACGATATTAAAGGTAAAACAAAGTTTATTTGTAAAGGTGGGCAGTATTTTGATCATTATAATCACTATTCCCTTACTTTATGAAACATTTCCGTTTTAA
- a CDS encoding deoxycytidylate deaminase — protein sequence MKKEKQLKYDRAYLRMAKEWGKLSSCKRKQVGAIIVKDRMIISDGYNGTPTGFENYCEDEDGYTKWYVLHAEANAILKVASSTQSCQGATLYITLSPCRECSKLIHQSGIKRVVYQVGYKDDSGLKFLEKAGVEIQHMPEINVTN from the coding sequence ATGAAGAAAGAGAAACAATTAAAATATGATAGGGCTTATTTAAGAATGGCTAAAGAATGGGGGAAATTGTCTTCATGTAAAAGAAAGCAGGTAGGAGCCATAATCGTAAAAGATAGAATGATTATTTCTGACGGGTATAACGGCACCCCAACTGGTTTTGAAAATTATTGTGAAGATGAAGATGGGTATACCAAGTGGTATGTTTTGCATGCCGAAGCCAATGCTATTCTAAAAGTGGCAAGTTCAACACAGTCTTGTCAAGGGGCTACATTGTACATTACTTTATCGCCTTGTAGAGAATGTAGTAAGCTAATACACCAGTCTGGTATTAAACGTGTAGTCTATCAAGTTGGGTATAAGGATGATTCTGGTTTAAAATTTTTGGAGAAAGCCGGGGTTGAAATACAACACATGCCAGAAATAAATGTGACAAACTAA
- a CDS encoding S41 family peptidase codes for MNKKYSALFPLIIASALALGFFIGGKLNFNDSPERLFSTNSKKDKLNRLIDYIDYEYVDDVNTDSIVDVTVNSILEKLDPHSVYISEKEMSGVSENMKGDFVGIGINFYTYKDSIAVIKTVKDGPSYSKGILPGDRILMADNDTLYGKDFPSEVIVEKLKGKEGTSIELTVYRKSEDRTFNVKVRRGIVPLKSVDAFYMLTKDIGYIKVNRFAESTYKEFKDALIKLQKRGADKLVLDLRDNPGGYLGMAEEMADEFLEDGKLILFTKNKKGKINKSFATDHGSFEDKPIYVLINERSASASEIVAGALQDNDIGTIVGRRSFGKGLVQREMALGDGSAVRLTVSRYYTPTGRSIQKTYANGTKDYYQRFTDRFHSGEMISVDSIKVADSLKFTTPKGKVVYGGGGIIPDVFVPIGNNEKEAVESMDNLGFLSFFVFEHLDEGRERYAQYSQEEFVNDFRVDDILFEKFVSYSVDRNLRMNFYDYEQSIKRFLKANIAEQLFNTNIHAKIKSDEDLMLQKVLELDGGVIQQEESGEIKANN; via the coding sequence ATGAATAAAAAATACAGTGCTCTATTTCCTTTAATTATCGCTTCTGCTCTTGCATTAGGGTTTTTTATTGGAGGAAAACTGAATTTTAATGACTCTCCAGAACGACTTTTCTCAACCAATTCTAAAAAAGATAAATTAAACAGGTTAATTGACTACATCGATTATGAATATGTAGATGATGTCAATACTGATAGTATAGTCGATGTTACCGTGAATAGTATTCTAGAAAAATTAGATCCACACTCAGTTTATATTTCTGAGAAGGAAATGTCTGGAGTATCCGAAAACATGAAGGGTGATTTTGTAGGTATCGGCATTAATTTTTATACTTATAAAGATTCTATTGCCGTTATAAAAACGGTAAAAGATGGTCCAAGTTATTCTAAGGGTATTTTGCCAGGTGATCGTATTCTAATGGCAGATAATGATACCCTTTACGGAAAAGATTTTCCTAGTGAGGTTATTGTTGAAAAACTGAAAGGTAAAGAAGGTACATCTATTGAACTTACCGTTTATAGAAAATCTGAAGATAGAACATTTAATGTCAAGGTTAGGCGTGGGATAGTACCTTTAAAAAGTGTTGACGCCTTTTACATGCTAACCAAGGATATTGGGTATATTAAGGTGAATCGTTTTGCAGAATCTACTTATAAGGAATTTAAGGATGCCTTGATAAAATTACAGAAGCGTGGTGCAGATAAACTAGTGTTGGACTTACGTGATAATCCTGGTGGTTATTTAGGCATGGCAGAAGAAATGGCAGATGAGTTTCTTGAAGACGGTAAGCTAATCTTATTTACCAAGAACAAAAAAGGGAAAATCAATAAGAGCTTTGCCACAGATCACGGTAGTTTTGAAGACAAGCCAATTTATGTATTGATCAATGAAAGGTCTGCCTCTGCTAGTGAAATTGTAGCAGGTGCTTTACAGGATAATGATATAGGTACTATTGTTGGTCGCCGTTCTTTTGGCAAAGGTTTGGTACAACGTGAAATGGCTTTAGGCGATGGCTCAGCGGTAAGATTAACTGTTTCTAGATATTATACTCCTACAGGTAGAAGTATTCAAAAAACGTATGCTAACGGTACCAAAGATTACTATCAACGTTTTACAGATAGATTCCATAGTGGAGAAATGATTTCTGTTGATAGTATTAAAGTAGCTGATTCCTTAAAATTTACAACCCCAAAGGGGAAAGTAGTTTACGGTGGTGGGGGTATTATACCAGACGTATTTGTGCCCATAGGCAACAATGAAAAAGAAGCTGTTGAAAGTATGGACAATTTAGGTTTTTTGTCCTTTTTTGTATTTGAACATTTAGATGAAGGTCGCGAAAGATATGCTCAGTATTCCCAAGAAGAATTTGTGAATGACTTTAGGGTTGACGACATACTTTTTGAGAAATTTGTATCGTATTCAGTAGATAGAAACCTGAGAATGAATTTCTACGATTATGAGCAGAGCATCAAACGATTTTTAAAAGCCAACATAGCAGAGCAGTTATTTAATACTAACATACATGCTAAAATTAAGTCAGACGAAGACCTTATGCTTCAAAAGGTATTGGAGCTAGATGGTGGCGTAATCCAGCAAGAAGAATCTGGCGAAATCAAAGCCAATAATTAA
- a CDS encoding MarC family protein, whose translation MEFHFNLREIATASMVLFAVIDILGSIPIIIGLRKKVGHIQSEKASVVAAVIMVAFLFLGDEILGLIGIDVNSFAVAGAFIIFFLAIEMILGITLYKDDEPESASVVPIAFPLIAGAGTLTSLLSLRAEYYVENIIVAIVINIIFVFIVLKSSVKIEKMLGKNGVNVIRKVFGVILMAIAVKLFAANINELF comes from the coding sequence ATGGAATTTCATTTTAATTTAAGAGAGATTGCTACTGCTAGTATGGTTTTATTTGCCGTAATCGATATTTTAGGTAGTATTCCCATTATTATTGGACTAAGAAAAAAAGTAGGACACATACAGTCTGAAAAAGCTTCTGTTGTAGCTGCCGTAATTATGGTCGCTTTTTTGTTTCTTGGAGATGAAATATTAGGTTTAATAGGTATCGACGTAAATTCCTTTGCGGTAGCAGGTGCTTTCATTATCTTCTTTTTGGCTATTGAAATGATTTTAGGTATTACCCTATACAAAGATGACGAACCCGAAAGTGCTTCAGTAGTACCCATTGCTTTTCCTTTAATTGCTGGTGCAGGTACACTAACGTCATTATTATCTTTACGCGCAGAGTATTACGTAGAGAACATTATCGTAGCTATTGTCATCAACATAATTTTCGTTTTTATAGTTCTTAAATCATCTGTTAAGATTGAAAAGATGTTAGGTAAAAACGGAGTAAACGTTATCAGAAAAGTATTTGGAGTAATTCTTATGGCCATAGCTGTTAAATTATTCGCCGCTAACATTAATGAACTTTTCTAG
- a CDS encoding DUF3109 family protein: MFQLGKTIVSEEIIENDFVCNLSACKGGCCVDGEAGAPVEDAETEIMVDIYAKVKPFLRPEGIAVIEEQGAFVKGEDGEWETPLVNGSECAYVIFDDKKVAKCGIEEAYNQGVIDWKKPVSCHLYPIRVREYTELTAVNYHKWEICDPACALGDELKVPIYKFVKEALIRKFGETWYKELEEVAKDHLK; this comes from the coding sequence ATGTTTCAATTAGGGAAAACCATAGTATCCGAAGAAATAATCGAAAACGATTTTGTATGCAACCTTAGTGCTTGTAAAGGTGGCTGTTGCGTTGATGGTGAGGCAGGTGCACCTGTTGAAGATGCCGAAACTGAAATCATGGTTGATATCTACGCAAAAGTTAAACCATTTTTACGGCCAGAAGGTATTGCCGTAATTGAAGAGCAAGGTGCTTTCGTTAAAGGTGAAGATGGTGAATGGGAAACTCCGCTAGTTAACGGCAGTGAATGCGCCTATGTTATTTTTGATGATAAAAAGGTAGCTAAATGTGGTATTGAAGAAGCATATAACCAAGGTGTAATTGATTGGAAAAAACCCGTCTCTTGTCATTTATACCCTATAAGAGTACGAGAATATACAGAGTTAACTGCGGTTAACTACCATAAATGGGAAATTTGTGATCCAGCTTGCGCTTTAGGCGATGAGTTAAAAGTGCCTATTTATAAATTCGTAAAAGAAGCTTTAATTAGAAAGTTTGGTGAAACGTGGTATAAAGAATTAGAGGAAGTCGCTAAGGACCATCTTAAATAG